The Couchioplanes caeruleus nucleotide sequence AGTGGGTGTGGCCGCTGCCGCCCGCAGGACCACTGGCATTCGTGTGCGAGTGGCCCGCGCAGCACATCCCGGAGACACGGGTTGAGATCGACGCCGAGCTGATTCATCGAGCATCCGCTCGGGCAGTCCGATTGTGGCCAGAGACTGGTAACTGACCACGGTGGATTTGTCGGGAAGACGAAACGCGCGTCGATCTGATGACGCGCTCCACTGTCCTGCCGTGGCTGTGTGCGCTGCGCCCGACTGCATCTCGTACGGCGGCACGTGAGGCGCCTGATGCGGTATGTGGCGTTCAGGACAGCTCGGATAGGAAAGGGCGCGGCGTCGTCCGGACCTGGAGGATTACCTGAGACGGCCCGGACGAGCCGCATCCGACCATCTTGGCGCAACGAGCTCCGCGGCGCGAACCTTGTACGTCCCTGTCTGGCCGAGGGTGCATCTCACTCGAAGGTGACCGGCGCCGTCGCCGATGATCGCCCGAACCGCTGAGCCGACCGGCTCTTGGCCGCGGCTATGGTGGCCGCCATGGCGAAGGTAGCGAGCCCTGCGACGCTGGAGCGTGGCGCTGGGTTGCTATGTGTGGTGGCGGTCGCTGCCGCAGCCACCTTCGTGGTTGTTCCGATCATCGCGGCTCGGTGGAAGAGGCGCCGTCGGCTGCGGACGGCTGCGGTAATGAACGTGACCGGCAGCGTGCGCAGGTCCTCGATCGTCTTTCGTTTCTGGCGGCGCATCCGGATCAGGCGGAAGTCGTCGAGCATGGCGCCGGCTGCGATCCCGCCAGTGGGCAGGTCTTTGCCAGCCGTGAGTATCGCTGGGCCAGCCTGGATGCCCGGCGTGTGATCACCTTCTACCAGGGTCTTGCGGCGCACGACGGATGGCAGCCATGGCCGGTGTCGAGCGGGCCGGGCACGACCGGGGACAAGGTGGATCCGGCTGCCCAAGGCCTAGGTGCTTTCTTGTGCTTCACCAAGCAGGTGGGCGCAAGCCCGGCGTTCATGGAGCTCTATTTTCAGGATTCTTCGGTGCACGGGCCGTTAGGCGACGTGTATGACGTAGTAGCGTGGTGGCCCAGACCACGCGAACCGTCCGGCTGCTGACCCGGGGACCTTCGCGACGACGCGGGGAGAAGCATGCGGCCGGCTCGAGCCTGATGGCGTTTCCGTCGCCGGTCAGGCGTGATGTGGAGCTGATGCCGTGACTACCGGCCTGGGCGAGTGAGCGGGCGAGCAGGGGCAGACCGTAGGCCGCTAGAAGCCACACGGTGATGATGATGCGGTTCTGCTGACTGGGGTTCCGGTGACCGATCGGGTCGGCGACACCGGCGAGAGCGGCGGCGAACCCGATCACGTTTCTGACCGGATAGCTTCCCATGCGGCAACGCACCGCGTGAAAACCATGAGCGGTGATCAAATTGCTCGTCGGCCCAAGAGATCCAGAAGTGGGGAAGCCTCAACCGCGGAATGGCCCAACGCGGTGGGCCGCCGGGCTCAAGTTTGCCGTGAGGCCAGTTCTATGACGGTGATGTCGGATGGGGCGCCTACCCGCACCGGGGGTCCCCAAGCTCCGGCGCCGCGGCTGACGTACAGCTGAGTGCCGCCGTAGCGGTGCAACCCTGCCACGGTGGGCATGACGAGCTTGGCGACATACGGGCCGGGCCAGAGCTGACCGCCGTGAGTGTGGCCGGACAGTTGCAGGTTCACGCCGTACTCGACGGCTTCGTCGATCACCACAGGTTGGTGCGCCAGTAGAACGGCGGTGCGGGCGCGGTCCCGGTCGCCCAGCGCGTGGGCGAAGTCCGGACCTTGCTCGTGCCGTGCGCCTTGCACGTCGTTTACACCGGCCAGGTCGAAGCCGGGCAACTCCACGCGGGTGTTCTCCAGCGGGTGCACACCGAGGTCACGGACCGCGGTGATCCAGCGTTGGGCGTCGTAGAGGTATTCGTGGTTGCCGGTCACGAAGAAGCTGCCGTGCCGGGCACGGAGTTGAGCCAGCGGCGCCACGGCCGGGCTGAGATCCTTGACGCTACCGTCGACCAGGTCACCCACGATCGCGATCAGATCGGGCTGGGTGCTGTTGATGGTGTCGACGACGCGTTGGGCGAAGTCGCGGCCGAGCAGCGGGCCGAGGTGCATGTCGCTGACCACCGCGATGCGGAACCCGTGCGCGGTGCGCGGCAGCTTCGCCAACGGCACGGTGATCCGCTTGACCCGAGGGCCGCGCAGCACGCCGTACGTGCCGTAGCCCACGGTTGCCACTGCCACGGCGGTGGCAGCACTACCGACCACGCGGGAGACGAACACACGGCGCGACAGCAGCGCCAGCCCCGGCGTGACGCTTCCACTGGATTCAGTCGCCTCGACAGGTTCGCCGCCTTCGGCAGAAGGCGGTGCCGGTACCAGTTCGTTCTGTGCGCCTCGACGTCGGCCTGGTATCCGGTGTAGTAACGGGCGCAGCACCTCTCCCACGAACAGTGCTGGGAGCAGGTAGAGGAACAGAGCAAGCCACATGAAGCCCGGCCAGTCCACCACTGCTTCGCCGCGGAATGGAACACCGGGCAGGTCGTGCGGCAGCGCGAGCAGCAACAGCAACGGCCCGGTCACGAACACGACGGTGCCGGCACGGCGCATCACCGAGCCGGGCGTGGTCGTGTCGTGCACGAGACGCCGCCATGCGTACCAGTGCAGGGCGAAAAAGAGCGTCGGCAGTACTACGACCAGGACGAGGCCAACAACAATCATGTAGTCCGACCCCCTGGGCGGTGTGAACAGCCTGGGACGGGCCGACATCAGGTAACCAACTGCGACCCCGTGCTCGGGGCCAGTGATTTCCTCACCGCGTATGGCCGGACTGCAGAGCTTCAGCACGATTAACGCAACAGGCGGTGTCGAGGAAGCGCTCGCCGTACCGAGTGTTCTGAAAGGCCGACTCCTGCTCCCGCGACCACGACTGAGCGACCAGCTGCATGTCGCCGTGGTGGTCCGCGTTCGCCGGGGTTGTCTAGCGGTGATCGCCGTCGTGCTGCTGTGTGTTCTCGCCGTACCGATCGGCGTGCTCATGCTTGGGAGCGGATGACGCGGCGGGCTCGCCGTGCTGCTCGCTCTTTGGTATCTGCGCCGTCATTCTGGCCGATCGACGTCAACGGGGAGCGCTGTGCGGTACTCCGGCGTGTCCACCGTTAAGGTCGATGACGGCCTTCCGATGCTCGTCAGTCCACGTAATGCCGTACGGATCCATGGTGACCCAAGTCGTCCCATCTCAGCGCAGCTTCTTGCACGCCCGTACCAGGCCATCACCGTCGTAGGCGGCATCAAAGTCCTCGCTGCGAATAACCAGCCCGCTGGTAGCGGTGACAACCTCAACGTGGACGTGGCCGAGCCCGTCGTCAGAGATGCTGGCCACCGCGCGCGCCCGGTGTCGTCGATCCGGCGCCGACTTCCACGGGCCTTCCGACCAGTAGCGGAGTCCCCTCGCCTCGACGTGGTGCAACGCGCCGGTGAGCACGACCGGATCCCAGCCAAGCGCCTGGGCCAACTCCAAGACCCCGTGGTGCACGATGCGCAAGCTCAGCAAGCGCGCTTGGTGGGTCTTCGGAGTTGTTGCTAGCCGATAGCGTAGGCAGCACGTCATTGAAAAAAGCAGCGATAGTGGTCGATCTCTGCCCACCTCGCCCGACATGTAAGTCAGAAGTCGGTGTGGCGTTCGTGTAGAGGTCCACTCAACTCGGTTTCTATATCTGCCGGCAGCTCGGGAGGCACGAGACCAATTTCTTCGATCCGTCGGCGAAGCGTGCGTAGATGTTCAAGGTATGTGGCCAACTGGCTGAGCAGCGCACTGCGAAAAGCTGTTCGCTGGGATAATGATTCTTCTGGCCACTGCCTCCCCGGGAAGACATCCATTTTGTCGTCATCAAGCTCTTTTAGGCGGCGAGCGGTTTCTTGAAAGCTCCGGGACAGTAGGCGGTGGGAGTCGTAGAGCTTGATTGCTGTAGTCGAGTCGTTCCAGTCGGCTAAGTCAAAGTCTGTTGACCTTAGCGGCAGCGCACCCATCAGCCATCCACGAGCCCGCCAAGGCGAGATGCTGATGGACGGCAGGATGTCGATCTCTTCGACTTGTCCAATAGGTGCTATGAGGAGGACCGGAGGAATATTTAGAGCCGCAGAAACCAACATGATTTCCGCAATGCTGATGTAGTCGCGCCGCCGGTGTTCGAGATTTGTCAGAACCGTTGGGGGCACTCGCTGGCCGAGGGCGGCGGTCAGGTCCGAAAGTTTCTGAGTAGTCAACTTTCTCCGGCGACGCCAGATCCGAATCTGACTACCGACGCCCGCCGTCACGTGGGCTGACCACCTGTCGCTGCCTCCGCCGACGCGTTGGGGGCGTGACGCTGCCGCATCACCCTCATTACTGTCTGCATTGGAAACCATGATCACATCATAGACGTAGCTGGACGCGTTTGTCCGTCCGGACGATGATCCCGACTTCCAGCAGTGGATTTGTCCCCCAGACAAATTTTGACTCAGTCTTCCTCCGGAGGAGATCGAAGCTCGGTTGCATAGCGTGAGGGCCGGGGTTAAGGTGATCAGCGGAGCGAGGGGGCTCCGCTTCGGCACGCACAGAACGGCGCGGCAGGAGCAGGTCCCGCCGCGCCGTCTTATGTGTTGACCAACATGGCCTTCGTCATGAACGCCACGGTCCGGGTGGAGTTGCAGCTCCGCCCGGGCATGTCAGCCTGAACATTAACGGTACGCGTGGGCGGGTGCCAAGAGAACCCCCGCGACGGTCCGGAGATGGCAGCCTGTCGATGCCGTGGTGTTGACGTCGGCCGTCCATCGAAGGGCGGCTTCAGTGCCGGAAAGCAGCAGTTCAACCTTGGTCGGCAACGGTCCTGCCTCATTCTGGGCTGTCGATCTTCACGTTCACACGCCGGCGTCGTTGGACGTGCAGGAGCAGCTAGACAAGTACGGGGCGACGACGCCGGAAGAGGTCGTCACGGCCGCGATCGCGGCAGGCCTCGATGCGATCGCCATCACGGATCACAACACCACGGCTTGGTGTGAGCAGGTCCAGCGCGCCGCCGAAGGCCGCAGACTTGTCGTCCTGCCGGGTGTCGAGATCAGCACCAAGGACGGACATCTCCTTGGCATCTGGGAGCGCGGCACGCCTGCAGTACGGATTGATGAGGTCCTAACCCGGCTCGACATCGGCTACGAGCAGCGCGGCCGCCTCGACATCTGCGCTTCCAAGGGCTTCGCCGAAACGGCTCAGATCATCGCCGCCTCTGGCGGAATTGCGATCGCGGCTCACGTCGACCGGGAGAAGGGGCTGCTGCGCCATGCAGTGCGCGCGCACGTGAAGACCGTCCTGCTTGAGCCTGCTTTGGCGGCCGTCGAGATCGCCGATCTACCGACCGCCGCGAGCATACGGAACATGATTGATGGCGAGCGTGAACTCGCTTGCGTGCGCAGTTCCGACACCACGCTGTCCGGGCACAGTTGCCACGTCCTGGGAGGAATCGGTTCGCGGCGTACCTGGATCAAGGCGTCCCGGCCCGACCTCACCGGACTACGCCACGCACTGGAGGATCCTCAGCTGCGTGTCCGGCTTGAGTCTCCTGCTGTCCCGATCCACCCGACGATCCAGTCAGTGAAGATTACCGGCGGCTTCCTGGACGGGCACACCTTCCCCTTCTCCGCCGACCTGAACTGCTTGCTCGGTGGGACCGGTGCCGGCAAGTCATTGCTGCTGGAGATCATTCGATTCGCTCTTGATCAGCAGGCCGTCGG carries:
- a CDS encoding metallophosphoesterase codes for the protein MIVVGLVLVVVLPTLFFALHWYAWRRLVHDTTTPGSVMRRAGTVVFVTGPLLLLLALPHDLPGVPFRGEAVVDWPGFMWLALFLYLLPALFVGEVLRPLLHRIPGRRRGAQNELVPAPPSAEGGEPVEATESSGSVTPGLALLSRRVFVSRVVGSAATAVAVATVGYGTYGVLRGPRVKRITVPLAKLPRTAHGFRIAVVSDMHLGPLLGRDFAQRVVDTINSTQPDLIAIVGDLVDGSVKDLSPAVAPLAQLRARHGSFFVTGNHEYLYDAQRWITAVRDLGVHPLENTRVELPGFDLAGVNDVQGARHEQGPDFAHALGDRDRARTAVLLAHQPVVIDEAVEYGVNLQLSGHTHGGQLWPGPYVAKLVMPTVAGLHRYGGTQLYVSRGAGAWGPPVRVGAPSDITVIELASRQT